The Parcubacteria group bacterium genome includes the window GCAAGCTCTACCCCCCGGTTGCCCAGCAGATGATACAGGTGGGCGAGGAAACCGGGGAAATCGGGAATATCCTGATACAGCTCGCGGAGTTCTACGAGGAAGACGTCAAGCAGACCATGGAATCCCTGCCCACCATCATTGAACCGATTATGATATTAATCCTCGGGGGGGCCGTGGGAGGCATGGCAATCGCGGTCATCATGCCCATGTTCTCTTTAGCAAATGCTGTGTAGAGCCAAAGGGTTTGCAGGGGGCGCCATTTAATGCAAAAATTCAAAAATAAGTTTAAGGCGCTCACGCTGATTGAACTTTTGGCGGTGATTGCAATCATGGGTGTGCTCGCTTCAATAAGCGCGGGCTTTATCCGCGCGTACCAGCCCAACATTAAGCTGTACACGGAAACACGGCAGCTGCACGAGGCCCTGGAGGAAGCGCGTTCGCGCACCATCGCGGAACAGCAGGCGTACGGGGTCAGATTTTTCCGGGAACAGGGCCGGTACGAGCTCGTAAGCCTGGAGGGAGCCGGCACGGTGATTGGCGCCTACACCCTGCCCAATGAAGTATGGTTCGCAAGCATTGCGGCGTTTGAAAATGATACGGCCCAATTCAACAAAGCAGGGGCTGCGCGCGAATCCGGGGACGTGGCGCTCCAAAATTCAAACAGCGACCAGCGCACCGTATCCATCAACCCTTCGGGGTACATAGAAACCAAATAACATGAAACGCGCGCGCGACAACAGAGGCATAACATTAGTTGAAGTGCTCATCAGCATGGCCGTGCTCTCAATCGGCATCCTGGGCTTGCTCCAGGCGTTTCCGCTCGCAACCAGAACCGAGCGCTCTTTGGAAATGGAGGCCATAGCAAACCACTTGGCGCAGGAAAAGATGGAATCGTTCCAGGCGCTTGCGTATGAGGACATTGCGATTGGTACGCTTGAGAGCGGCGTGGCTGCGGACGCGGACATCACGAGCCCATTCTACATCTTTACCCGCACCACCACCGTGGCCTATGTGGACCAAAACCTCGCAACCAGCCAAACCGACCTGGATCTCAAGCGCATCAGCATCACCATTTCCTGGCCCCGGCCTTCGGGAGCCGGCACCAGCACCACTTCGCTCGTAACGTTACGGAGCAAATAACATGAAATCACAGGGCGGATTTACGCTGTTTGAAACCCTCATCGCCATGACCATTGGCGTGACGCTCTTGGGCTTGCTGTTTTCCATCTACAGCCTCTCAACCAAGTCCCTCTCTCTCGGCCAGGCCCGGGCAGAGTTGACCCAGACTTCCCGCAGCGTGATAGAGCGCATCACCCGCGACGTCCGCGAAACGCAGAGCCTCGCATCTCCCCTTCCGCCGGACGCCGATGACCCGGGGAATCCTCCTGTATCCGAACTGCAGATGGAAGACGGGCACGCAGGGACTCTGCAATATATCCGCTATTACCTGGACGGCGCAAATGTGGGCCGCCAAACCGTGCAGTACTACTTTATGGAAGAGCCGGAGATTTTGGTGCCGTACAACGCGGAAGACGAGCTCGGCAATCCGCCGGTGGTGAATATTATTGAAGACAATGTGGTGGGCCAGTATGTGAACAGCATGCTATTCTACGGCCAGAACCCGATATACGTTGAGCTTGAGCTTGAAAAAAACGCAGTCACGCACGCCACGCGCACCACGCTCTATGGAAGAAACCTCTAACACCAAACAAAAAGGCTTCCTCTTGATAGCTTCCCTGTTCGTGCTCTCAACCATGATGGTGATAGTCGGCTTTTACGTGTCCTCGGTAACACAGGAGGTGAAAGTCGCCTCAATCGTTGATACCGCGCCCCAGGCATACTACCTGGCCGAAGCAGGGATTGTGGACGCGCGCTGGAAGCTTTCCAATGACGCGGCGTACAAAACGAACTTTGAGACAAACCCTTCGTGGAGCACGTCTTTTACGCGCACTGACGCGCTCATTCCCGGAGCCTCGTACGCCGTGAGCATAGAGAACAGCGGGCTCGCGAATGCCGTGATTACCGCAACCTCAACCGTGTCCGTGCGCGACACGCAAACCCAGCGCGTGGTGCGCGCGAACGCGTTTAAGGCCTTAAACGACACCCCGACCGCGGGCATTGCCGTGTACGCGAAAGGCGAACTCTACGGAGCCGGCTCAAACGTTTCCGCAATCGGAGGTGATTTTTATGCGGGAAGCGAGATTGACTTGAATTTGTTCAGCTCCTGGACAACGGATGGGGACGCCTTGTCAGCCGGCACGATTGACGTAAGCATTACCTCGGACCTTTCTGCAACCGGCGTGTA containing:
- a CDS encoding prepilin-type N-terminal cleavage/methylation domain-containing protein gives rise to the protein MKRARDNRGITLVEVLISMAVLSIGILGLLQAFPLATRTERSLEMEAIANHLAQEKMESFQALAYEDIAIGTLESGVAADADITSPFYIFTRTTTVAYVDQNLATSQTDLDLKRISITISWPRPSGAGTSTTSLVTLRSK
- a CDS encoding prepilin-type N-terminal cleavage/methylation domain-containing protein, producing MKSQGGFTLFETLIAMTIGVTLLGLLFSIYSLSTKSLSLGQARAELTQTSRSVIERITRDVRETQSLASPLPPDADDPGNPPVSELQMEDGHAGTLQYIRYYLDGANVGRQTVQYYFMEEPEILVPYNAEDELGNPPVVNIIEDNVVGQYVNSMLFYGQNPIYVELELEKNAVTHATRTTLYGRNL
- a CDS encoding GspH/FimT family pseudopilin yields the protein MQKFKNKFKALTLIELLAVIAIMGVLASISAGFIRAYQPNIKLYTETRQLHEALEEARSRTIAEQQAYGVRFFREQGRYELVSLEGAGTVIGAYTLPNEVWFASIAAFENDTAQFNKAGAARESGDVALQNSNSDQRTVSINPSGYIETK